The Corticium candelabrum chromosome 17, ooCorCand1.1, whole genome shotgun sequence genome has a segment encoding these proteins:
- the LOC134193038 gene encoding vesicle-associated membrane protein 7-like — protein sequence MPIFYSLVARSSTVLCEHTEMTGNFSTIATQILGRLPSNDTKVTYSSDEYLFHIVVSDGITFMCLTDREMSRRQAFGFLFEIQRKFTSGASNLLTRAKTANSYELNRDFANVLATEMTRYSKGVPGDQLSVLQDQVDEVKDIMTQNIEKVLERGEKIEILVDKTEELSSTADSFQKSSTRLKRSLWWQDKKWTIVIVIVVVLVLGVITLAILGGLNVI from the exons ATGCCGATCTTCTACAGTCTCGTTGCTCGTTCATCAACAGTGCTGTGCGAGCACACGGAGATGACAGGCAACTTCTCGACGATCGCCACTCAGATACTCGGTCGTCTTCCTTCGAATGACACGAAAGTGACGTATTCGAGTGACGAATATCTCTTCCACATCGTCGTATCAGATGGAATAACCTTCATGTGTCTCACTGATCGTGAAATGAGTCGGAGGCAGGCGTTTGGCTTCCTATTTGAGATACAACGCAAATTCACTTCCGGTGCGTCTAATctgctaacgcgcgctaagacGGCAAATTCGTACGAGTTGAACAGAGACTTTGCTAATGTACTGGCAACTGAGATGACACGGTATTCGAAAGGAGTGCCAGGAGACCAACTTTCCGTGTTGCAAGATCAG GTTGATGAGGTAAAGGATATCATGACTCAAAACATTGAAAAGGTTCTCGAACGAGGCGAAAAAATCGAGATTCTTGTCGACAAGACAGAGGAGTTGTCATCGACAGCCGACAGCTTCCAAAAGTCAAGCACAAGACTCAAACGCAGCCTGTGGTGGCAGGACAAGAAATGGACAATTGTGATTGTGATAGTCGTTGTACTCGTACTAGGAGTCATCACTCTTGCCATTCTCGGTGGTCTTAATGTCATATGA
- the LOC134193278 gene encoding vesicle-associated membrane protein 7-like isoform X1: MPIIYSLISRSSTVLCEHSETTHIDNISMRTSASQILASLPSHDTEVIYSNSNDEYLFHVVVSNGIKFMCLTDCETSQSQAFGFLFEIRRKFNSMANVLTRTETANPYELNKEFADVLAIEMRRYSKRMPKGIQEMLDDQVKREKRVIQYVNETTKKAEHVALLGEHLAVNYDGTFKKSRRQPKPSPHYKNKKLILVVVIIVILILVIVLAILASVDVI; the protein is encoded by the exons ATGCCAATCATTTACAGTCTCATCTCCCGTTCTTCAACTGTGTTGTGTGAGCACTCAGAGACGACACACATTGACAATATTTCAATGCGTACCAGTGCGTCGCAGATCCTCGCCAGTCTCCCATCACATGACACTGAAGTGATATATTCGAATTCGAACGATGAATATCTCTTCCATGTTGTTGTATCCAATGGGATCAAGTTTATGTGTCTCACTGATTGTGAGACGAGCCAGAGCCAAGCTTTTGGTTTTCTGTTTGAGATCCGGCGGAAGTTCAATTCTATGGCAAACGTGCTAACGCGCACGGAAACGGCAAATCCGTATGAGTTGAATAAAGAGTTTGCTGATGTTCTGGCAATTGAAATGAGGCGGTACTCGAAAAGAATGCCCAAAGGTATACAAGAAATGTTGGATGATCAG GTCAAAAGAGAAAAGAGAGTAATTCAATATGTCAACGAGACTACCAAAAAAGCAGAACACGTTGCACTTCTCGGTGAGCATCTTGCTGTGAATTACGACGGCACCTTCAAGAAATCACGCAGACAGCCTAAACCCAGCCCACACTACAAGAACAAGAAACTGATTCTCGTGGTTGTGATCATTGTGATACTCATACTAGTCATCGTCCTTGCCATTCTTGCCAGCGTTGATGTCATATAA
- the LOC134193278 gene encoding vesicle-associated membrane protein 7-like isoform X2, translated as MPIIYSLISRSSTVLCEHSETTHIDNISMRTSASQILASLPSHDTEVIYSNSNDEYLFHVVVSNGIKFMCLTDCETSQSQAFGFLFEIRRKFNSMANVLTRTETANPYELNKEFADVLAIEMRRYSKRMPKGIQEMLDDQIVSASYMYRTTLSLKIATPLPVEGQTSMLRNHSA; from the exons ATGCCAATCATTTACAGTCTCATCTCCCGTTCTTCAACTGTGTTGTGTGAGCACTCAGAGACGACACACATTGACAATATTTCAATGCGTACCAGTGCGTCGCAGATCCTCGCCAGTCTCCCATCACATGACACTGAAGTGATATATTCGAATTCGAACGATGAATATCTCTTCCATGTTGTTGTATCCAATGGGATCAAGTTTATGTGTCTCACTGATTGTGAGACGAGCCAGAGCCAAGCTTTTGGTTTTCTGTTTGAGATCCGGCGGAAGTTCAATTCTATGGCAAACGTGCTAACGCGCACGGAAACGGCAAATCCGTATGAGTTGAATAAAGAGTTTGCTGATGTTCTGGCAATTGAAATGAGGCGGTACTCGAAAAGAATGCCCAAAGGTATACAAGAAATGTTGGATGATCAG attgtctcagccagttacatgtaccgtactacattgagcctaaagatcgctacaccacttccagtggaaggccagacatctatgttgcggaatcattctgcatga
- the LOC134193260 gene encoding uncharacterized protein LOC134193260, with translation MSLGVVRQGIVEVRLKPRGLLNKSSVRAHLLVLRAQSPRGRPRLELYTVPHGQEKGGSRVRVCRSALQVISAEDVVSIQEAKPKSKPPHGVQLFMVTEKMMFFCKSEFQQKRWIEDISRVFFEGSEVVQPVDPSKSDIYAITLAKSEGGVWKAETNALMEIGSSNIVVFTTSSMVNPLYMLPLANVASVCVVGEGYKDEMRELKITTKGEKPTEFILWSFLCEDIAHSLSKRIEAIGDSQIEPPLMFDSEDARSVSPHAISKCRSASHVIDIPSVGDYSTSVPNATYSNILEIPNSATQAGDRKVRTASMKSKNLRRFGSDSDLRVPESSQEENNYKDNFFCSRPARERLRANVIRSRSDNTHHVVKCHITYTNSKGEALIEDNDEDEDDDNYLKAEEINSPHGVLGNEVHVKAPQYINTSQKDQDSDDDDYSSIPEEGLRQPGVSSDEDSDDYSKISEIGVTLPNLLHSPEPRQQDPASPTNRYVSSTTEDRQAAALKPMDIREIKQLQQKLKLGELRPAERDNKSRSPDVTPSADPLHSPRAVTALKPRPAPRQRSHKPVPQNRPTPPPKPKLQRTDDISNTKPKTVHASNCSQRSSSASSNPCNCGALEETTEVPIRGLPSHHGVCGEETTERGSYSYIMIRGSENQTGKKPQNPIFPEDMTKRVNSDVRQKQKKRAPAVLPRPSHTLSDKDGEETYIEFTDGGQEISDDALTVSLEDVEFQHHDRNASYDDSSNCLYQNIDSYPGDYENITADLIAPAHQSPPTGSSCVSSQSVGSTRQQSMRSSKSSEHLYFNVFDEGPYENVRGSSSGW, from the exons ATGTCGCTCGGAGTTGTCCGCCAAGGTATCGTCGAGGTGCGTCTCAAGCCGCGGGGACTCTTGAACAAG TCAAGTGTTCGAGCTCATCTTCTCGTCTTGAGAGCTCAGTCTCCTCGTGGTCGGCCAAGGCTTGAACTCTATACTGTTCCTCACGGTCAAGAAAAGGGTGGCAGCAGAGTGAGAGTCTGTCGCTCAGCCTTACAAGTCATTTCTGCTGAAGATGTCGTCAGCATCCAGGAGGCAAAGCCCAAGTCCAAGCCACCGCATGGAGTGCAG CTGTTTATGGTGACTGAGAAGATGATGTTCTTTTGTAAATCGGAGTTTCAACAGAAACGGTGGATTGAAGATATAAGTCGTGTGTTCTTCGAAGGCAGTGAGGTGGTGCAGCCTGTTGATCCATCGAAATCCG ATATCTATGCTATTACATTGGCCAAATCAGAGGGTGGTGTTTGGAAGGCCGAAACCAATGCACTGATGGAGATTGGCTCCAGTAATATTGTTGTATTTACGACATCTTCTATGGTCAATCCGTTGTACATGTTGCCTCTGGCTAATGTTGCATCAGTTTGTGTGGTGGGTGAAGGATATAAGGACGAGATGCGGGAATTGAAGATAACGACAAAAGG GGAGAAACCCACTGAGTTTATACTTTGGAGTTTTCTCTGTGAAGATATTGCACACTCTTTATCAAAAAGGATTGAGGCTATTGGTGATTCTCAAATTGAACCACCACTCATGTTTG ATTCTGAAGATGCTCGAAGCGTATCACCTCATGCTATATCAAAGTGTCGCAGTGCATCACACGTCATAGACATTCCAAGTGTTGGCGATTATTCAACATCTGTCCCTAACGCAACTTACTCAAATATTCTTGAAATTCCTAACTCTGCAACACAAGCAG GTGATCGCAAAGTACGGACGGCATCAATGAAGAGCAAGAATCTTCGTCGTTTTGGTTCAGATTCTGATCTAAGGGTACCAGAGTCATCTCAGGAAGAGAACAACTACaaggataatttcttttgctcGCGACCAGCTCGTGAGCGTTTACGGGCGAATGTAATTCGATCACGGTCAGACAACACACATCATGTAGTCAAATGTCATATCACATACACTAATTCAAAGGGTGAAGCATTGATTGAAGATAATG ATGAGGATGAGGATGATGACAACTATTTGAAAGCAGAAGAAATCAATTCTCCTCATGGAG TTTTAGGTAATGAAGTCCACGTGAAAGCACCACAATATATTAACACTTCACAAAAAG ATCaggacagtgatgatgatgattacTCTAGCATACCTGAAGAGGGTCTGAGGCAGCCTGGAG TTTCTTCAGATGAAGACAGTGACGACTACTCCAAAATTTCCGAGATCGGTGTCACCTTGCCCAACCTCCTACATTCTCCTGAGCCTCGTCAACAAGACCCAGCGTCACCTACTAATCGTTATGTTTCATCAACAACTGAAGATCGACAAGCGGCAGCTCTGAAGCCTATGGACATTAGAGAAATCAAGCAGTTGCAGCAGAAATTGAAATTAGGAGAGCTGAGGCCAGCCGAGAGAGATAACAAGAGCAGGTCTCCTGACGTCACGCCATCAGCAGATCCATTGCATTCACCAAGAG CAGTGACGGCTCTCAAACCGAGGCCAGCACCACGGCAACGTAGCCACAAGCCCGTACCCCAAAATCGCCCCACGCCACCTCCGAAGCCAAAGCTCCAACGAACTGATGACATTAGTAACACAAAACCGAAAACAGTACACGCGTCGAACTGCAGCCAGAGGAGCAGTTCGGCTTCAAGCAACCCATGCAATTGTGGTGCGTTAGAAGAAACAACGGAAGTACCCATTCGCGGTTTGCCTTCACATCACGGAGTTTGTGGAGaagagacaacagagagaGGGTCGTACAGCTACATTATGATACGTGGCAGTGAGAATCAAACTGGTAAGAAGCCTCAGAACCCAATATTTCCCGAAGACATGACGAAACGTGTCAACTCGGACGTAAGACAGAAGCAGAAAAAACGAGCTCCGGCGGTTTTGCCTCGTCCCTCGCACACGCTGTCTGATAAAGACGGCGAAGAGACATACATCGAGTTCACTGATGGCGGACAGGAAATCTCCGACGACGCGTTGACTGTCAGTCTGGAAGACGTCGAGTTTCAACATCATGATAGAAATGCATCGTACGATGACTCTAGCAACTGTCTTTATCAGAACATTGATTCGTATCCTGGAGACTACGAAAATATTACGGCAGATTTGATCGCTCCTGCTCACCAGTCTCCACCTACTGGAAGCAGCTGTGTGTCATCTCAGTCGGTTGGAAGCACGCGTCAACAGTCAATGAGGTCTAGCAAGTCATCGGAGCATTTGTATTTTAATGTGTTTGATGAGGGTCCATATGAAAATGTGCGTGGATCGTCATCGGGGTGGTGA
- the LOC134192910 gene encoding heat shock factor 2-binding protein-like has protein sequence MSRVLICTSGIQHLPVNFTGEQQNQFSERMEVGFLAEKATQLTRTVRDNVDSLLSQVNDQQRGLMCACASGCGELVRETEMDPSGWGKNSNIVPVQKHQLDQLVTEVMQMREFLPKVLGPSYVKGFMKLARCEEQLQQCRAELQVERLEKQRICKKMDSLMTEYEVDKEEKYNLQCQLSDVRQQLTQQSEFCSSMGASVCSLLWRVSRIEDNVDAILSGCTMEPFLDVICKTLESCVIAYPKDFPPETSDEAQFVLSLCGIITNIAASASGREFLSSVSPGNRLLDSFIQALSAAPRDKTSSQMKNLILMALYNVSINQKGLKYLSSKKILPVIGWILQGELDSEVVINTLRLVQSMTMEPQSATITLEAIEAIPLELLEKLSQDRNQEVSHKECKLIDIHMTPRMNPIIYSV, from the exons ATGTCCCGCGTTTTAATTTGTACATCCGGGATTCAACATTTACCGGTAAACTTCACTGGCGAGCAACAGAACCAATTCAGCGAGAGAATGGAAGTTGGATTTCTTGCTGAGAAGGCC ACTCAACTGACTCGTACGGTGCGCGATAACGTTGACTCGCTGTTGAGCCAAGTCAACGATCAACAGCGCGGGttgatgtgcgcatgcgcttcTGGATGCGGTGAATTGGTGAGAGAGACCGAAATGGACCCTTCTGGTTGGGGTAAAAACAGCAATATCGTTCCTGTGCAAAAACATCAGCTCGATCAACTTGTGACTGAAGTGATGCAGATGAGAGAGTTTCTCCCCAAG GTGTTAGGACCGAGTTATGTCAAGGGATTCATGAAGCTGGCTCGGTGTGAGGAGC AGCTACAACAATGTCGTGCAGAGCTGCAAGTGGAGAGACTCGAGAAGCAACGGATATGCAAGAAGATGGACAGTCTGATGACAGAATATGAAGTCGACAAAGAA GAAAAATACAACCTTCAG TGTCAGTTGTCTGATGTCCGTCAACAGCTCACACAGCAGTCGGAGTTCTGCTCTTCTATGGGGGCGAGTGTTTGCTCTCTTTTGTGGAGAGTCTCTCGTATCGAGGACAACGTTGATGCTATTCTGTCTGGA TGCACAATGGAACCATTCTTGGATGTTATATGTAAAACGTTAGAGAGCTGTGTGATTGCTTATCCTAAAGACTTTCCTCCGGAGACGTCTGATGAAGCACAATTTGTACTTTCGCTGTGTGGAATTATAACCA ACATTGCTGCTTCTGCTTCTGGCAGAGAATTCCTCTCTTCTGTCTCTCCTGGCAACAGACTCCTTGACAGCTTCATACAAGCACTCTCTGCGGCACCAAGAGacaaaacaagcagccaaaTGAAAAA TCTCATACTGATGGCTCTCTACAACGTCAG tattaATCAGAAGGGATTGAAATACCTGAGTAGTAAAAAGATACTTCCTGTCATTGGATGGATACTTCAAG gtgaaTTGGACTCCGAAGTTGTTATCAACACATTAAG ACTGGTTCAGTCGATGACGATGGAGCCACAATCAGCAACCATCACTCTAGAAGCTATTGAAGCA ATACCTCTAGAACTCCTCGAGAAGCTCTCTCAAGACAGAAACCAAGAAGTGAGTCACAAAGAATGCAAACTCATTGACATACATATGACACCTCGAATGAATCCTATCATATATTCTGTTTAG